The window ttttctggcaggaagtatttccttgagaaagcttttccactaaagctgacatggcaatgttagcagaatgtattgagaggcagaaaacaatggagaaacatatttttgacttgtttacccGCTACATATTCCACCCCGTTGATTCGACATTGTTCTTCGGCACATCAATGTAGCTTTCCTCAGTGGTGGTAATATGAATATAGCggacagagggagagaatgAAATAAGCAAACGATTGATCATGCATTTAACTAGGCCAATGCCAATAATTAAGAATACAATTCCAATGACAATTGCTATTCCAAATTGTATGATCCATTTTCCCCATCCCGTGAGTCCAAAAGAGTCCAGGATGTTAGTAAACCACGATTCACTAAACACTTCATGCGGTTGCATTGCATAAAACAAATTTCTAGTGTGATTACTTATTTCTCTCATTGTGGCTCGTGCTTCTTCAATGGAGGTTGAAGCATTATAAATTGTTATACAGCATTCAGTTTCTGACAAATTTAACATTCCACATACACCTTGTTCTTTTAACAGTAATGTATCTAATGCTAATCGGTTTTGCAATGTCATCTTAGAAGTTTGCTGGACTTGAGTGTTTAATTCTCCAAAAGCATGCTGTGTCCAATTGCTTAAAACACTTAATTGCCAGGTAATATCTTCTAATATAAATTGGTGTCTTTTTAAGGTGACAAAGGGGGTAAagaaattttcaagaaaaagggAGGCTTTTTGTCCAGTTGTATAATAATCTGGAAAGTCAATTCCTTTAATTGCCCATTGTGGTCTTTGTGTTGCTTTTGGAGAGGGAATAACACTGCGTTGGTGACGTTCTTTAAACTCTTTAGCAAAAGTAAAGACACGtctggggcagagagagggaattCCCGGTCCACACCTAAGCCCAGCATGCTGCTGTAGTGACAAATGTGAATAAAACTTTCCATCAGAGCACCCCCAGGCCATTCCCAGAGGGGCTatatattttgcagttttacaATCAGTATTGTCCACATGATCAAGGATGGTGATTTTAGGTTTAGTATTTATGGGAGTGCCGTGGATTGGGTAGTGAGTATAGGGAATACCACAGTGATTAAGGAGATATTTGGAGGTTGAGTTACAGGATTCATCCTGATTTTTCCAGCCTTTAGAGGGGTATCTCCAACAAGTACACATGTCTCTTATTAATGttctaattctaagcataaacCAGGTTTCTGGGGGATCTCCTGGTCCTTCTTTGCATGTTATAACCTTTGAGCAATTGAATAGAGGACTGTCTTCTACTTGAGACACAGTGAATTTGGGTTCTTTAAATTTGGATTTAAGAAATTGTTGTACAGACCATGCCCACATTAAGTTTTTTCGGTCAATAGGGGTTATATTTGTTATATTAGGGAGTTGTACACACCAGGAGGGACTAAAAATTGTGGCATACTTACTTTCATATACATCTGGCATGTATAAGGGGTCAAAGAGGGGATCCCATGAATAAACAAGGCAGGGTTGTTTAGCACTATATTCCTCAAAGGTTATTGTTCCAGGTTTAAATTCACCTTTACTTGATTTAATAGATGGGTGAGGGGATTTAATTTGAGATAAGATAGTTACATTTACTTCTGGACGATTAGTTTTGCAATATTTGCTGTGTGACAACCAGTTAAGAGTTATATTAGGAGGTGGGATGTAAGTTTGGTATAGGTCATGCACTATAGGAATACCTTTCCAGAGTATTTGAGCTCCATTGGTCTTGTTTGTCCACTGCTCAGATAGGGGTAAAGGGGCTGTCACACTTGtcatgttaaaaacaaaagataGGTTCAATGGTATCATAAAAAACCGCAATCCTTGTTCAGTAGATTCAGGTAAAGTGATACAAATACCTTGATCAGTATGATTCCATATTTTTGCAAACCCTTTGATTAGTTCCCAGGCaagatttttctgattttcacttTTAACAGTTAGTTCTGATGAGCATACATACAAGGTAAATAACCATACAAATACAACTAACAACTTATAACTACAGTTACCCATAGACTGAAACATAGTCCAAATTTGAGGTTCTCTCATTCACCGTTCTGAAAGATTTTCTTTGTTGAACAGTtacctgtaaaagaaaaaagaaaagtctgtcCAGCCCTTTTTTAGGGCTAACATTAAAATGTAGGAACAATCCATCGCGAgcttattttgtgttctttgccATAAGCATCTTTAGCTTTCCAGGAGTACATGTTCAAGGGTGTGTCTAGTGCCATCGGTACAGCTCCCACGGTAGGCAGTTCTACTAATACAGGCTGTCCAGGAAGGTGAGAGGGTTTTTGATTACTCTCAGGTTTTGATGTTGCTGGTAGCAGAGAGGGAGGCTGTGGATAAAAAGCTGTGAGTCTGGGACAACCATTTACCCCCCATCTGTCATTTATTACTTTTACAGCATCACAGAGTTGTTCAGTCCAATTGGGTTTTTGAGGTTTTAGAAATCGTTTTAGCAGGCCGTTTGTTCTTTCCACTATGCCATTTGCTTGTGGATAATAAGGTGTGTGGAATATCCACTGGATTCCTTCTTCCTTGGCCCACTCCTGGACGATAGCAGCTGTGAAGTGTGACCCGTTATCTGATTGGATAGATACAGGTTTTGGGAAAAAACTGAACCACATTTTAAGAGCTTCCAGAGTGTTTGTACTGGTTGCCCGAGGGAAAGCTTCTGCTTGCACCAATCCTGACCTAACTTCTACTCCTACTAACACATACTGTTTTCCCTCAGATTTTCTAAAGGGTCCAATATAGTCTATTTGCCATGTGTCCCATAGACCTTTTTTGTCTCTTATATGTAACGGGGGTTGTCCTAAAGGGTGACGCTCAAGTCGGGTTCTGCACTGCTCACATGAGGATATGCAGCTGCGGCACATCTCTCGTGTGACCGGCCATCCCCTGCTTCCTGCTTCTCTGTAAAGGTCTTGTGCTCCTGTGTGCTGTCGCTTTAAATGCAACCACTCTAACAGTCTATCCCAGTTCTCAGCAGGAGCTTTCACACTTACTGGGGATAGTTTGGCTAGTTCATCTACTTTGTTGTTCCAGTGGCTAGctggagttttattttcctggtgaGAGGCTACCCACCCgacaaaaaaattccctttctttGCTATAGCAAGAATTTCTTGCCACTTTCCTTTCTGCCAAACAGGGACTCTATTCACTTCCCAGTCATTTTTGTCCCAGAAGGGGAGCCACTCAGTACACCCTTTGAACACAGCAAAAGAATCTGTGTAAACATACACAGAATCAGAGGTTTCAGCTTCATGGTTAAATACACTCCAAACTGCTACTAATTCTCCTACCTGTGCACTGCCTTCTCCTtctgttattattttgtttccagtgtTTACTTCTAAAGCTGCAGCACGGTATTTCCAAACTTTACCTTCCCTCTTAGCTGAGGCATCCGTAAACCACACATGCTGCAATTGCTCTGAATATGGGGGTGCTACTTGGATCACAGAAGGTAGAGAGTCAGCAGTGCTATTTAAAGTTACTTCATCCTGTAAGGGAAGATTTTTTCGAGCTCCTTCTGTTACCTGAAAAATGGTGCAATAATGTTCAATTTGAGCATACCATTTCCGAACCGTAGCTCGCTGGGCCACCCCATCAGGGGGTGGGGTTCCTGCCAAAACAGGCTTAATGACCTTAAAAGGTCCCCTTAGAATTAGGGCTTGCTGACGaacaattttttctgtttcacgGAAAGCAGTACTCACCACAAACAAGCCTTTTTCCCAGGTAGAATATCGTTTTTCAGCATCTTTAAAGCTGTGGGAATAAAATCCTATAGGCCTGGTGGGACCATCAGGTCCTCTCTGCCATAAGTGTATGGACAGTCCAGAACTTGCAAATCCCCACTCAATTTGTACTGGATCACTAGGGTGTATGGGACCCAGTGAGTGGTATGTGTTGGCCTCAAAAATTAGGAGTTGCAAGGCTTCATCATGAAGGGGAGTCCATTCCCACTTTGCCCTTTTCCTCAGCAAATCATATAAAGGCCGTGCAATTATTGAAAAATCAGGAATGTGTTTTCTCCAAAAAATTAGCAGGCCTAAAGCATGCTgtaaatcttttttgttttctggtgttttAAGTTGGTCTAGGCAGGTGAGTGTATCTGGGGGAATACAAACCATTCCTCCTTTCCACCAAATTCCCAGGAATTTTACTTCTTGTGCAGGAGTTTGTACTTTTTCAGGAGGGATATGTAAGTCCAGAGACTCAAGGTGCCTGATAATGTTTGTTTGAGTTATTTGCACAGATGTAATCTCATCTCCTCCCACTAAAATATCATCAATGAATTGGTACACTTTTACTCCTGGTGCAGGAGGAATAAGTGACAGTTCTTGTGCTAGTGCATGATGTGCTAGAGTGGGTGAGTGTTTGAATCCTTGTGGGAGTCGGGTAAAAGTGTATTGCTGACCCTCCCATGTAAAAGCAAAGCGTTCTCGATCCTGCTCCTGTAGGGGAACCATAAAAAACATGTCTTTTATGTCAATAGTGGCCATAATTTTATGGGCTTGTTCTTGGATGGTAGCTATTAACTCAGCTAGATTTGGGACTGCTGCAGTGAGAGGTCCTGTATTTGCATTCAGTCGTCGGTAATCTACTGTCAGTCTCCAGTTACCATTTGGTTTACGGACGGGCCAAATAGGTGAATTGTAAGGAGAATGTGTTGCGACCactattcctttttcttttaaatctgtaatAACTGGAGTGATACCTTGTCTGGCTCCTAAGGGTAAAGGGTAAGGTTTGACATTGGTTatcagggagggaggaagagcagggGCAGATTGTAGTAAACAGAGATGTGAgatttcctttccaaaagcCCATATGTTTCCTTCTTCATCAGTCCAAGACTTTCCTTTAAGGAGGTCTAACCCCAATAAATTGGTAGGAAATTTACCTAAAATCATGATTGTTTCAACTGCTTTCTCCTCCCCTGGTAACCAGCATCTTACCTTTGCTGTTATCTGGGGTTGTATGTTTCCAAAAGCGTCTGCAACAAACATTCCTTTACGTGAGGGAGTGATTCCACAAGCAGATGCATCTTCAAGTTTCAAAGCAGATACTTGAGCACCAGTATCTACTAGAAAAGTGACAGGAGTTTTACGAGGACCAATAGGACAGGTTATTAGCAGGTCACCTTTAGAATTTTTGGTAAGCCTTCTAATGTAAATCCAACCTTCACCCCCCGGCTTACCTATTGAGGATGAAGCGAGGAGTTTCCCGTCATCTCCTCTATTTTCAGTTCCTCCAGGGGAGGGGCGGTAGCAGCTTTAAGGGATACCCCTTTTGCTGGCCACTCTTGaattaatatttctaatttatcTGTGGGTTGGCCATCCATTAGGGATTTAGGGATTCCCTTTTGCAAGCCTGCAATCCACAGGGTATTCCGTTTTTCCCTGTGAGTCCCCGTATTTGTGGGTGCCCCCTGCCCAGgagaaaatgttacttttcGGAGTTTTACTGGAGGAATAGTTGTTTTGCATTCTGTTCGCCGAATTGATTTAGAATCAGTAGTAACTGAAGGTACTGGACCATATTTTCTTCCATAATTAATTAACTCTTGTGCTACTTCCCCCCAGgtccagattttatttttattttctctgcgGTAAGCGCCAGGGCTTAAAGCAGCTTCTAAAGTGGCTGCAGCCCTTTCTTCTTTGGTGAGACTTTCTATTTGTCCCTTTAGCTGTATGCCTATGGGTTTCAAAGATTCAGGCAGGCCTCGGATGAGAGGGATCATCCTTTCAGGGTTTACCGGCAGCATCATAGGAGATTCACGTCTTGGTGTTAATTCTCTGTCATGCATCATTTGTAAACAAGCTGCCTTTTGAACACTCTCCACAATTTGATTAACATTTCCCACTATTGCGAGAGGATCTCCCCTCTCTAGagggctgagccccccagcccaaTAGGCTGCCCTTTGAGTTATAGACCATGGAGCACGGTTATCTCCTGTGGTCAGAAAAACTCCGGCTCCCCAAAATCCCTCAGCTTCTTTTTCTGATAACAAAATTTGATCACCTCCTGTGAGAGAGACTCTCCAAACATACTCAGTTTCAGATTCTTTAGGGGTTCTGCTGTATTCCTTTTTCAACTTAGCCAATTCAGTTGCTGTATAAGGAATTTCTTTTGTAGTTATTTGGGGTGTGTCATCATCTGACCCCTCATATGTATATTCGGTTTTAATCAGGGGTCGCAGGGCAATAGCCTGCTTTTCAACTTGGTCACGCAAAGGTTTTAGGTCAGAGATGGGATATATTTCTTTAGATGACTccagctctgtttcttttttcccttctttcattATTCTTGCATATAACTCTTCTCTGAGTACTCTAGTGGTGGCTTTTTCATTCCTTATTTCTTCTTGGAGGATATTAACAGTAGTTTTTTGTTCCTCCAGCTGCGTCTGCAAGGATTTTACTAAGTCTTGCAGGGAGTTAACCACCTCTGTGTGACTTTTTTGCTGTTGTACTTTGTGGTTAACTGCAGTAATTAATGCAGCACCTAATATTGAACACACAATAGGTTTTCCTTTACCTTTTCTAGCTCTTACCCCAGCCCGCAGGGTAGAGATCCTATGAACAATTGCTTGAATATTATACCAGTTATCTTGTGCCCACTCCATTCCTGGAGGAGATGGCTTAGCATGAAATTCATCTAATAGATTTATAAGCGCTTGCACATCATTTTCCATATTACCACAAATTTGGAGTGAATACGTTTCCAGGGGGTACCTCTTGAAAGTTACAGCAAAATTTCCCAAATTTTTCACTCCTCTCCCTGGAAAGGCCCCTCTTAAAagttaatttctaaaattacaCAACAAGTCGGAGCGATCTTTTCCAGGGAGCCCCTcttaaaagttacagaaaattttCCAAAGTCTCGCTCCTTTCCCTGGAAAGGTACCTCTTAAAAGTTAATTTGTAAAGTTACACAACAAGTCGGAGCGATCTTCTTCAGGGAGCCCCTcttaaaagttacagaaaattttCCAAAGTCTCGCTCCTTCCCCTGAAGAGTTACCTCTTAAAAGTTACCATGTGCACATTAACTTcaaaaaacaaggcaaaaacaatcaaacacacaaacaaacaaatttgtAATGTCAAAGTCCTAAAGTCACAGTCTTAAAGTCAGAAAGGAAGGTACTTTTACTGTGTTTGTA of the Pithys albifrons albifrons isolate INPA30051 chromosome 10, PitAlb_v1, whole genome shotgun sequence genome contains:
- the LOC139676551 gene encoding uncharacterized protein, with the protein product MENDVQALINLLDEFHAKPSPPGMEWAQDNWYNIQAIVHRISTLRAGVRARKGKGKPIVCSILGAALITAVNHKVQQQKSHTEVVNSLQDLVKSLQTQLEEQKTTVNILQEEIRNEKATTRVLREELYARIMKEGKKETELESSKEIYPISDLKPLRDQVEKQAIALRPLIKTEYTYEGSDDDTPQITTKEIPYTATELAKLKKEYSRTPKESETEYVWRVSLTGGDQILLSEKEAEGFWGAGVFLTTGDNRAPWSITQRAAYWAGGLSPLERGDPLAIVGNVNQIVESVQKAACLQMMHDRELTPRRESPMMLPVNPERMIPLIRGLPESLKPIGIQLKGQIESLTKEERAAATLEAALSPGAYRRENKNKIWTWGEVAQELINYGRKYGPVPSVTTDSKSIRRTECKTTIPPVKLRKVTFSPGQGAPTNTGTHREKRNTLWIAGLQKGIPKSLMDGQPTDKLEILIQEWPAKGVSLKAATAPPLEELKIEEMTGNSSLHPQ